In a genomic window of Streptomyces katrae:
- a CDS encoding ribose-phosphate diphosphokinase, with protein MTGIKTTGEKKLMLFSGRAHPELAEEVAHQLGVSLVPTKAFDFANGEIYVRFQESARGADCFLIQSHTAPINKWIMEQLIMIDALKRASARSITVIIPSYGYARQDKKHKGREPISARLVADLLKTSGADRILTVDLHTDQIQGFFDGPVDHLSALNVLADYVGAKVDRTKLTVVSPDAGRVRVADRWCDRLDAPLAIVHKRRDKDVANQVTVHEVVGEVKGRVCVLVDDMIDTGGTICAAADALFAHGAEDVIVTATHGILSGPAADRLKNSKVSEFVFTNTLPDPSDLELDKITVLSIAPMIARAVREVFEDGSVTSLFEEQQ; from the coding sequence GTGACCGGGATCAAGACGACCGGCGAGAAGAAGCTGATGCTCTTCTCCGGCCGCGCCCACCCCGAGCTGGCCGAGGAGGTCGCGCACCAGCTGGGGGTCAGCCTGGTGCCGACCAAGGCTTTCGACTTCGCGAACGGCGAGATCTACGTCCGCTTCCAGGAGTCGGCGCGTGGCGCGGACTGCTTCCTGATCCAGAGCCACACGGCTCCGATCAACAAGTGGATCATGGAGCAGCTGATCATGATCGACGCGCTGAAGCGCGCGTCGGCTCGTTCCATCACGGTGATCATCCCGTCGTACGGGTACGCCCGTCAGGACAAGAAGCACAAGGGCCGCGAGCCGATCTCGGCGCGTCTGGTGGCGGACCTGCTGAAGACGTCGGGTGCGGACCGGATCCTGACGGTGGACCTGCACACGGACCAGATCCAGGGCTTCTTCGACGGTCCGGTGGACCACCTGTCGGCCCTGAACGTCCTGGCGGACTACGTGGGCGCCAAGGTGGACCGCACGAAGCTGACGGTGGTGTCCCCGGACGCCGGCCGTGTGCGTGTGGCGGACCGCTGGTGCGACCGTCTGGACGCGCCGCTGGCGATCGTGCACAAGCGCCGCGACAAGGACGTCGCCAACCAGGTGACGGTCCACGAGGTGGTCGGTGAGGTCAAGGGCCGTGTCTGCGTCCTGGTCGACGACATGATCGACACGGGTGGCACGATCTGTGCCGCGGCCGACGCGCTGTTCGCGCACGGTGCGGAGGACGTGATCGTGACCGCGACGCACGGCATCCTGTCGGGTCCGGCTGCCGACCGTCTGAAGAACTCGAAGGTCAGCGAGTTCGTCTTCACGAACACGCTGCCGGACCCCTCGGACCTGGAGCTCGACAAGATCACGGTCCTGTCGATCGCCCCGATGATCGCCCGTGCGGTGCGCGAGGTGTTCGAGGACGGTTCGGTGACGAGCCTGTTCGAGGAGCAGCAGTAG
- a CDS encoding sensor histidine kinase, with protein MTSTGEERDGAGRDGPWWWERRRGAVLDVGLGVVSAAECAVEGVPFAREAGLPVLLGVVFGVVVGSVLVLRRRWPVAVVLVGIAVTPAAMGFLLGVLGLYTLAACEVPRRITATLASMALAGTLVVTYVRTRGDVDGEGALVFVLSAFMAVALTVPPVLLGLYVGARRRLMESLQERADSLERELSLLADRAEERAEWARQEERTRIAREMHDVVAHRVSLMVVHAAALQAVAGKDPEKAVRNAALVGDMGRQALTELREMLGVLRASEKPVRAVAAVAAPVAAVAEEGPSLAELEVLVGQSRAAGMSVEVVVQGERGVYPAEVEQTAFRVVQEALTNCHKHAPGARVVVRLAHREGEVAMQVENGPCEGEARGADLPSGGNGLVGMRERVLGLGGVFVSGPTDGGGFKVSAVLPFR; from the coding sequence ATGACCAGTACGGGGGAAGAGCGCGACGGGGCCGGGCGGGACGGGCCGTGGTGGTGGGAGCGGCGGCGGGGGGCCGTGCTCGATGTGGGGCTGGGGGTGGTTTCGGCCGCGGAGTGTGCGGTGGAGGGGGTTCCGTTCGCGCGCGAGGCCGGGCTGCCGGTGCTGCTCGGGGTGGTGTTCGGGGTGGTCGTGGGGTCCGTGCTGGTGCTGCGGCGGCGGTGGCCGGTCGCCGTGGTGCTGGTGGGGATCGCCGTGACGCCGGCGGCGATGGGGTTCCTGCTCGGGGTGCTGGGGCTGTACACGCTGGCCGCCTGTGAGGTGCCGCGGCGGATCACGGCCACGCTGGCGTCGATGGCCCTGGCGGGGACGCTCGTCGTCACGTACGTGCGGACCCGGGGGGACGTGGACGGGGAGGGCGCCCTGGTCTTCGTGCTGTCCGCGTTCATGGCGGTGGCGCTGACCGTGCCGCCGGTGCTGCTCGGGCTGTACGTGGGGGCGCGGCGGCGGTTGATGGAGAGCCTGCAGGAGCGGGCGGATTCGCTGGAGCGGGAGCTGTCGCTGCTGGCGGACCGGGCGGAGGAGCGGGCGGAGTGGGCGCGTCAGGAGGAGCGGACGCGGATCGCGCGGGAGATGCACGACGTGGTGGCGCACCGGGTGTCGCTGATGGTGGTGCATGCGGCGGCGTTGCAGGCGGTGGCGGGGAAGGACCCGGAGAAGGCGGTGCGGAACGCGGCGCTGGTGGGTGACATGGGGCGCCAGGCGTTGACGGAGCTGCGGGAGATGCTGGGGGTGCTGCGGGCGTCGGAGAAGCCGGTGCGGGCGGTGGCTGCCGTGGCGGCGCCGGTGGCGGCGGTGGCCGAGGAGGGGCCTTCGCTGGCGGAGCTGGAGGTGCTCGTGGGGCAGTCGCGGGCGGCGGGGATGAGCGTGGAGGTGGTGGTGCAGGGGGAGCGGGGGGTGTATCCGGCGGAGGTGGAGCAGACGGCGTTCCGGGTGGTGCAGGAGGCGTTGACGAACTGCCACAAGCACGCTCCGGGTGCGCGGGTCGTCGTCCGGCTGGCGCACCGGGAGGGGGAGGTGGCGATGCAGGTGGAGAACGGGCCGTGTGAGGGGGAGGCGCGGGGGGCCGATCTGCCCAGTGGGGGGAACGGTCTGGTGGGGATGCGGGAGCGGGTGCTGGGGCTGGGCGGGGTGTTCGTGTCGGGGCCGACGGACGGGGGCGGGTTCAAGGTGTCGGCGGTGTTGCCGTTCCGGTAG
- the glmU gene encoding bifunctional UDP-N-acetylglucosamine diphosphorylase/glucosamine-1-phosphate N-acetyltransferase GlmU, producing MSATRPAAVVVLAAGEGTRMKSATPKVLHEICGRSLVGHVVAASRELDPAHLVVVVGHAREQVTAHLAGIDAGVRTAVQYEQNGTGHAVRMALEELGGTLTGTVIVVCGDTPLLTGETLRALAATHEADGNAVTVLTAEVPDSTGYGRIVRDEATGAVTAIVEHKDATDAQRAIREINSGVFAFDGALLADALGKVRTDNSQGEEYLTDVLGILREAGHRVGAAVGSDHREILGINNRVQLAEARALLNARLLERAMLAGVTVVDPGSVFVDVTVTFGQDALIHPGTQLLGATHIGEGAEVGPNTRLKDTRVGAGARVDNTVADGAVVGDQATVGPFAYLRPGTNLGLKAKAGTYVEMKNATIGEGTKVPHLSYVGDATIGEYTNIGAASVFVNYDGEHKHHTTVGSHCKTGSDNMFVAPVTIGDGAYTAAGSVITKDVPAGALAVARGQQRNIEGWVARKRPGSAAATAAQSSSEKDSGHP from the coding sequence GTGAGCGCAACCCGCCCGGCAGCCGTCGTCGTACTCGCAGCGGGTGAGGGCACCCGCATGAAGTCGGCCACTCCCAAGGTCCTGCACGAGATCTGCGGGCGCTCGCTCGTCGGTCACGTGGTCGCCGCCTCCCGCGAGCTCGACCCGGCCCACCTCGTCGTCGTCGTGGGCCACGCCCGCGAGCAGGTGACCGCGCACCTCGCCGGCATCGACGCCGGCGTCCGCACCGCCGTCCAGTACGAGCAGAACGGCACCGGCCACGCCGTCCGGATGGCCCTCGAAGAGCTCGGCGGCACGCTCACCGGCACCGTCATCGTCGTCTGCGGCGACACCCCGCTGCTCACCGGCGAGACCCTGCGCGCCCTCGCGGCCACCCACGAGGCCGACGGCAACGCCGTCACCGTCCTGACCGCCGAGGTCCCCGACTCGACCGGCTACGGCCGTATCGTCCGCGACGAGGCCACCGGCGCCGTCACGGCCATCGTCGAGCACAAGGACGCCACCGACGCCCAGCGCGCGATCCGCGAGATCAACTCCGGGGTCTTCGCCTTCGACGGCGCCCTCCTCGCCGACGCGCTCGGCAAGGTCCGCACCGACAACAGCCAGGGCGAGGAGTACCTCACCGACGTGCTCGGGATCCTGCGCGAGGCGGGTCACCGCGTCGGCGCGGCGGTCGGCAGCGACCACCGGGAGATCCTCGGGATCAACAACCGCGTGCAGCTCGCCGAGGCCCGCGCGCTGCTGAACGCGCGTCTGCTGGAGCGGGCCATGCTCGCGGGCGTGACCGTCGTGGACCCGGGCAGCGTGTTCGTCGACGTGACGGTCACCTTCGGGCAGGACGCCCTGATCCACCCCGGCACCCAGCTGCTGGGCGCCACGCACATCGGCGAGGGGGCCGAGGTCGGCCCGAACACCCGGCTGAAGGACACCCGCGTGGGCGCGGGTGCCCGGGTGGACAACACGGTGGCGGACGGGGCGGTCGTCGGCGACCAGGCCACGGTCGGCCCGTTCGCGTACCTGCGTCCGGGGACGAACCTGGGCCTGAAGGCGAAGGCCGGTACGTACGTCGAGATGAAGAACGCGACGATCGGCGAGGGCACGAAGGTCCCGCACCTGTCCTACGTCGGTGACGCGACGATCGGCGAGTACACGAACATCGGTGCGGCGAGCGTCTTCGTGAACTACGACGGCGAGCACAAGCACCACACGACCGTCGGCTCACATTGCAAGACGGGTTCGGACAACATGTTTGTGGCTCCGGTCACCATCGGGGACGGCGCCTACACGGCGGCCGGTTCGGTGATCACGAAGGACGTCCCGGCGGGTGCGCTGGCCGTGGCACGCGGTCAGCAGCGGAATATCGAGGGTTGGGTGGCCCGCAAGCGGCCCGGCAGCGCGGCCGCGACGGCCGCGCAGTCCTCGTCCGAGAAGGACTCCGGCCACCCCTGA
- a CDS encoding SUKH-3 domain-containing protein encodes MTASSASSATSAAPAAPASSPAPASYGRSSANRFPVGVDAALRTAGWEPGRWDIKQAEYWADALRDHTTPAGHRHTVFPAAVEAWAEFGGLTIAAPGPGRQIAPTPVRLDPLTGLHLARTFADLGRALSTELCPLGSDTTGGAHLAIDREGRTYLVDHTGDWYLGATLDEALTLLLTGLQPARLTTEA; translated from the coding sequence ATGACCGCCTCCTCAGCCTCCTCAGCCACCTCGGCCGCACCGGCCGCACCGGCCTCCTCGCCCGCACCGGCCTCCTACGGCCGCTCCTCCGCCAACCGCTTCCCCGTCGGCGTCGACGCGGCCCTGCGCACCGCCGGCTGGGAACCCGGCCGCTGGGACATCAAGCAAGCCGAATACTGGGCCGACGCCCTCCGCGACCACACCACCCCCGCCGGCCACCGCCACACCGTCTTCCCCGCGGCCGTCGAAGCCTGGGCCGAATTCGGCGGCCTCACCATCGCCGCCCCCGGACCCGGCCGCCAGATAGCCCCCACCCCGGTCCGCCTCGACCCCCTGACCGGCCTCCACCTCGCCCGCACCTTCGCCGACCTCGGACGGGCCCTGTCCACCGAGCTCTGCCCCCTCGGCTCCGACACCACCGGCGGCGCCCACCTCGCCATCGACCGCGAAGGCCGCACCTACCTCGTCGACCACACCGGCGACTGGTACCTCGGCGCCACCCTCGACGAGGCCCTCACCCTCCTCCTCACCGGCCTCCAGCCCGCCCGCCTCACCACCGAAGCCTGA